One window of Sphingobacteriales bacterium genomic DNA carries:
- a CDS encoding class I SAM-dependent methyltransferase, giving the protein MKRYFFKDILVCEMCGDKTEKHRILGQRLNKSQGLHPKNKTGITVSIQKCTNCRLIYSNPQPIPFDLQDHYGKPPEAYWKEKYFEWQPEYFKTQIDEASALLDFKPGMKALDVGAGLGKAMLSMQNKGFDVYGLEPSVPFFERAISKMGIPPEKLKSGAIEELDYEPEFFDFITFGAVFEHLYEPSACLNKAFGWLKPNGIIHIEVPSSDWLLPKFINLYFRLIGTNYVTNLSPMHPPFHLHEFSLKSFHQLAEKQNFTIEKHRYDVATIFFFPKIFHGILRSYMAATDKGMQLTVYIRKR; this is encoded by the coding sequence ATGAAAAGATACTTTTTTAAAGACATTTTGGTATGTGAAATGTGCGGTGATAAGACTGAAAAGCACAGAATTTTAGGTCAGCGTCTGAATAAATCACAGGGTTTACATCCTAAAAACAAAACCGGAATCACCGTAAGTATTCAAAAATGTACTAACTGCAGGCTAATTTATTCCAATCCCCAACCTATTCCTTTTGACCTTCAGGATCATTATGGCAAACCTCCGGAAGCATACTGGAAAGAAAAATATTTTGAATGGCAACCCGAATACTTCAAAACCCAGATAGACGAAGCATCCGCACTTTTAGATTTTAAACCCGGCATGAAAGCGCTCGATGTTGGCGCAGGATTGGGTAAAGCGATGCTTTCCATGCAAAACAAGGGGTTTGATGTGTATGGGTTAGAGCCTTCTGTTCCTTTTTTTGAACGGGCAATTTCTAAAATGGGCATTCCTCCCGAAAAGTTAAAATCGGGTGCTATCGAAGAATTAGACTACGAACCCGAGTTTTTTGATTTCATCACATTCGGTGCGGTGTTTGAACATCTATACGAACCTTCGGCCTGTTTAAACAAAGCGTTTGGCTGGTTAAAACCTAATGGAATCATCCATATTGAAGTCCCTTCTTCAGACTGGCTGTTGCCCAAGTTTATCAACCTTTATTTCAGGCTTATCGGAACCAATTATGTAACCAACCTCAGTCCGATGCACCCCCCTTTTCATTTACACGAATTCAGCCTTAAATCCTTCCATCAACTTGCTGAAAAACAGAACTTCACCATTGAAAAACACCGCTACGATGTGGCGACTATCTTTTTTTTCCCAAAAATTTTTCACGGCATATTAAGAAGCTATATGGCAGCTACCGACAAAGGAATGCAACTGACCGTTTATATCAGAAAACGGTAA
- a CDS encoding YHS domain-containing protein — protein sequence MGGGENDKGIDVPKELLAVAKDVVCGMSLKTIADTAMVNGKVYPFCAKECKEEFKAHPEKYVIN from the coding sequence ATGGGCGGAGGTGAAAACGACAAAGGCATAGATGTTCCCAAAGAATTGCTGGCAGTAGCCAAAGATGTTGTTTGTGGCATGTCGTTAAAAACAATTGCCGATACCGCAATGGTCAACGGAAAAGTTTACCCTTTTTGCGCAAAAGAATGTAAAGAGGAGTTCAAGGCGCATCCCGAAAAATATGTCATCAACTAA
- the arr gene encoding NAD(+)--rifampin ADP-ribosyltransferase, with translation MKKNQHEFLPETPAQSPFAQTFFHGTKSDLKIGDFIEPGLSSNYGQNKKAGYVYLTATLDAAIWGAELALGEGKERIYLVEPTGPVEDDPNLTDKKFKGNPTMSYRSKHPFKVVGEVAIWQRHPPEQVRAMKEHLTKLKEQGIEAIED, from the coding sequence ATGAAAAAAAATCAACACGAGTTTTTACCTGAAACGCCTGCCCAAAGCCCTTTTGCGCAAACCTTTTTTCACGGTACAAAGTCAGATTTAAAGATTGGTGATTTTATTGAACCCGGACTTAGCTCAAATTACGGTCAAAATAAAAAGGCCGGATATGTTTATCTGACTGCAACCTTAGATGCCGCAATCTGGGGGGCGGAACTTGCTTTGGGCGAAGGGAAGGAAAGAATTTATCTGGTTGAGCCTACAGGGCCTGTTGAGGACGACCCAAATTTAACCGACAAAAAATTCAAGGGCAACCCCACAATGTCCTACCGTTCAAAACATCCGTTTAAGGTGGTTGGAGAGGTTGCCATTTGGCAACGACATCCCCCCGAACAAGTGAGGGCAATGAAAGAGCATTTAACCAAGCTCAAGGAACAAGGCATTGAAGCCATTGAAGATTGA
- a CDS encoding Hsp20/alpha crystallin family protein, whose amino-acid sequence MTVVKWNPFGKSSIPTLFDKLTDDFFNLDNLFDSRMTSLSGNTGSVNVAETANAFEIEVAVPGTDKSNFKVKVEGNQLTIIAEKKTESKTEDPERKYLRREFGYSSFQRTFTLPENIDVNNIAATHNNGILVVTLPKVKAEQVNSNVKSIDIS is encoded by the coding sequence ATGACAGTAGTAAAATGGAACCCTTTTGGAAAATCATCAATCCCTACTTTGTTCGACAAATTGACGGATGATTTTTTTAACTTAGACAATTTGTTTGATTCCCGTATGACTTCCTTGTCCGGCAACACAGGAAGTGTAAATGTCGCAGAAACTGCCAATGCTTTTGAAATTGAAGTAGCCGTACCGGGTACCGATAAAAGTAACTTTAAAGTAAAGGTAGAAGGAAATCAACTGACCATCATTGCCGAAAAGAAAACGGAATCTAAAACTGAAGATCCAGAAAGAAAATATTTGCGCAGGGAATTTGGTTACAGTTCTTTTCAGCGAACTTTTACCTTGCCCGAAAATATTGATGTCAACAATATCGCAGCAACCCACAACAATGGAATTTTAGTGGTAACCCTTCCAAAAGTTAAAGCAGAGCAAGTTAATTCCAATGTTAAATCAATTGATATTTCATAA
- a CDS encoding DNA cytosine methyltransferase: METVDLFSGCGGLSLGFQNAGFEILAAFDKWEPAVKVYRDNFNHPIYDIDLGSIEGLEFVKSLNPKMIIGGPPCQDFSSAGKRDETLGRADLTISYANIVVAAKPEWFVMENVERIIKSRILKEAIQIFKKAGYGISYQVLDASFCGVPQSRKRFFLVGHKHSPDNFLTPYFNKNLSNKQMTLFDFFGNSLGIEYYYRHPRSYVRRGIFSIYEPSPTIRGVNRPIPKGYSKHEGDPVEISDKVRPLTTKERSLIQTFPEYFILNGSKTDLEQIIGNAVPVKLGEYVANCIKEYINDRQENKQIKVGQLELSYEE; encoded by the coding sequence ATGGAAACAGTAGATTTATTTTCGGGTTGTGGCGGTTTGTCGCTTGGTTTTCAAAATGCAGGTTTTGAAATCTTGGCGGCTTTTGACAAATGGGAGCCGGCAGTAAAAGTATATAGAGATAATTTCAATCACCCAATTTACGATATTGATTTAGGGAGCATAGAAGGACTTGAATTTGTAAAAAGCCTTAATCCAAAAATGATTATTGGCGGACCTCCTTGCCAGGATTTTTCAAGTGCAGGAAAACGAGATGAAACTTTGGGGAGGGCAGACTTAACAATATCTTACGCTAATATTGTAGTGGCTGCAAAACCTGAATGGTTTGTTATGGAGAATGTTGAACGAATTATCAAAAGCCGTATTCTAAAAGAAGCGATACAAATTTTCAAGAAAGCAGGATACGGAATTTCATATCAAGTTTTGGATGCAAGTTTTTGTGGAGTTCCGCAATCAAGAAAGCGTTTCTTCTTGGTTGGGCACAAACATTCTCCTGACAATTTTCTAACTCCATACTTCAACAAAAATTTGTCAAACAAACAAATGACTTTGTTTGACTTTTTTGGTAATTCATTAGGCATTGAATATTACTACCGACACCCAAGAAGCTATGTAAGACGTGGTATTTTCAGTATTTACGAACCAAGCCCGACTATTCGTGGAGTTAATAGACCAATTCCAAAAGGTTACTCAAAACACGAAGGCGACCCTGTTGAAATTTCAGACAAAGTAAGACCGTTAACTACCAAAGAGAGAAGTTTAATTCAAACATTTCCGGAATACTTCATTCTTAACGGCAGTAAGACAGACCTTGAACAAATTATAGGAAATGCAGTCCCTGTAAAACTTGGCGAATATGTTGCCAACTGTATTAAGGAGTATATTAACGACAGACAAGAGAACAAACAAATTAAGGTTGGACAGCTTGAACTATCTTATGAAGAATGA
- a CDS encoding HindVP family restriction endonuclease, whose product MTKQKPGLFGVKYSNRDFTQAETWGKNQFNSSFPVGLTNFLASRNLENVYFYLDKELKVKHKKISAKELYGIEPSSDDLFFSFESPYTPYQQLVIGSLPRVDLVTQLRSNGQCLRPIEVKLTALPDNSTCVLSEEYYGCEIVIRPDTIVYLACSIAANFKDNKKQLSTLIGSQFDEITDWTDGVSVWSYISEMIAVIDRIVLSVLEKQEPLIMQPIWKTNGKSPKLADNCLDVFMWSNFAFTQLFVDVARGELSEGVNRITRHVRTIIWLFKMLYDFSKQGQINHHKIIDELSYNTKNDKAFAVSGRITHRYMTCAELTKPRIEKKEIRKIILGGGQNLLSPERRFDAIIYNSPELFT is encoded by the coding sequence ATGACAAAGCAAAAACCCGGACTTTTCGGAGTAAAATATTCAAACAGGGACTTTACCCAAGCCGAAACTTGGGGGAAAAACCAGTTTAACTCATCATTTCCTGTGGGTTTGACAAATTTCCTTGCCTCAAGGAATTTAGAAAATGTATATTTCTATCTTGATAAGGAATTAAAAGTTAAGCACAAAAAAATCTCTGCAAAAGAACTCTATGGAATAGAACCAAGTTCAGACGATTTATTTTTCTCATTTGAAAGCCCTTACACTCCATATCAACAATTAGTTATTGGCTCGTTACCAAGAGTTGATTTAGTTACTCAACTAAGAAGTAACGGACAATGTTTACGACCGATTGAAGTGAAATTAACCGCACTTCCTGACAATTCAACTTGTGTACTTAGTGAAGAATACTACGGTTGTGAAATTGTTATAAGACCAGACACAATTGTTTACTTAGCTTGTAGTATCGCTGCAAACTTTAAAGACAACAAAAAGCAGCTTTCCACGCTTATTGGCAGTCAGTTTGACGAAATCACTGATTGGACTGATGGGGTTTCTGTATGGTCTTATATTTCAGAAATGATTGCTGTTATTGACCGAATTGTATTATCGGTTTTAGAAAAGCAAGAACCATTAATAATGCAACCAATATGGAAAACTAATGGAAAATCCCCAAAACTTGCCGACAACTGTTTAGATGTTTTCATGTGGTCTAACTTTGCATTCACTCAACTATTTGTTGATGTTGCAAGGGGTGAACTATCCGAAGGAGTAAACAGAATCACCCGACATGTAAGAACTATTATTTGGCTTTTCAAAATGCTTTATGACTTTTCCAAACAGGGTCAAATCAATCACCATAAAATCATAGACGAACTTTCTTACAATACGAAGAACGATAAGGCCTTTGCAGTTAGTGGAAGAATTACACATAGGTATATGACTTGTGCCGAACTGACAAAACCGAGAATAGAAAAGAAGGAAATCAGGAAAATAATTCTTGGTGGTGGGCAGAACTTATTAAGTCCTGAAAGAAGATTTGATGCGATTATTTACAACTCACCAGAACTATTCACCTAA
- a CDS encoding hypoxanthine phosphoribosyltransferase, giving the protein MITIHDKNFELFISRQQIQDAVNSVARAIDRDFEGQTPLLIPMLNGAFIFAADLMRALTIDSEVAFIKASSYQGTNSSGNVLFDFPINSNGLHNRSIIIVEDIIDTGHTIAQLLPQLAKYRPVSVKVACLLHKPEALLHPDLPIDYCGINIENKFVVGYGLDYDGLGRNYPDIYQLAQ; this is encoded by the coding sequence ATGATCACCATCCACGACAAAAACTTTGAACTGTTTATTTCGAGGCAACAAATTCAGGATGCCGTTAATTCGGTTGCCCGGGCAATTGACCGCGATTTTGAAGGGCAGACCCCTTTACTGATCCCCATGTTAAACGGCGCTTTTATTTTTGCTGCCGATTTAATGCGCGCCCTGACAATAGATAGCGAGGTGGCTTTTATCAAGGCAAGTTCTTATCAGGGCACCAATTCGAGCGGCAATGTACTGTTCGATTTTCCGATAAACAGCAATGGTCTGCACAATCGTTCCATAATTATTGTCGAAGACATCATTGACACCGGACATACTATTGCGCAACTGCTGCCGCAATTGGCGAAGTACCGGCCAGTTTCTGTCAAAGTGGCCTGCTTGCTACACAAACCCGAAGCCTTGCTGCATCCTGACCTGCCGATTGATTATTGCGGAATAAACATCGAAAACAAGTTCGTGGTTGGTTATGGTTTGGACTACGATGGTTTAGGGAGAAACTATCCCGATATTTACCAGCTCGCGCAATAG
- the rsgA gene encoding ribosome small subunit-dependent GTPase A codes for MQGIVLQSTGSWYKVLLADREELECRIKGKFRQDDIGSTNPVAVGDIVDVEHEEGLKTGIITEILPRNNYIIRQSPRKKWQKHIIAANIDQALLMVTFSEPRTSFGFIDRFLITAEMYEIPTVLLFNKFDTYTDKDLDLCAEAMETYVPLGYPCHTVSAVTGYGIDEVTLLMKDKKSLIAGHSGVGKSTLINAIAPHLDLSTQEISSFSGKGMHTTTFATMHKLPFGGFIIDTPGIKEFGVVHLEPNEVGHYYREMRELMTDCKFANCLHRNERNCAVKQAFDNGEISETRYNSYLRILADIESINYWERD; via the coding sequence ATGCAGGGAATAGTTTTACAATCAACAGGAAGTTGGTACAAAGTGCTGCTCGCCGACCGGGAAGAATTGGAGTGCAGGATTAAGGGAAAATTCAGGCAGGACGATATAGGCAGCACCAATCCGGTTGCGGTTGGGGATATTGTGGACGTTGAGCATGAAGAAGGATTGAAAACTGGAATCATCACCGAAATACTGCCGCGCAACAACTATATTATCCGGCAATCGCCGCGAAAAAAATGGCAAAAACACATCATCGCCGCCAATATTGATCAGGCGTTGCTGATGGTTACTTTTTCCGAACCGCGCACCTCGTTCGGGTTTATTGACCGGTTTTTAATAACCGCCGAAATGTACGAGATTCCAACGGTATTGCTGTTCAACAAATTCGACACCTATACTGACAAAGATTTGGACTTATGCGCTGAAGCCATGGAAACTTATGTTCCTTTGGGTTATCCTTGTCATACCGTCTCTGCTGTTACCGGATATGGAATAGATGAAGTAACCTTGTTGATGAAGGACAAAAAAAGTCTGATTGCCGGACATTCAGGAGTTGGCAAATCCACATTAATCAATGCGATTGCTCCTCATTTAGATTTGAGTACTCAAGAAATTTCTTCCTTTTCCGGCAAAGGAATGCACACCACCACATTTGCAACCATGCACAAACTGCCCTTTGGCGGGTTCATCATTGATACGCCCGGAATCAAAGAATTTGGCGTGGTTCATCTCGAACCCAATGAAGTAGGGCATTATTACCGCGAAATGCGCGAGTTAATGACCGACTGTAAATTTGCCAACTGTCTTCACCGCAACGAGCGAAACTGTGCTGTAAAACAAGCTTTCGACAATGGTGAAATTTCCGAAACCCGCTACAACAGCTATCTGCGTATTTTAGCCGACATAGAATCTATAAACTATTGGGAACGCGATTGA
- a CDS encoding DUF1905 domain-containing protein: protein MESKIEFAFSAEVWQYLGIGGWFFVSFPESISAEIRNNLKWQEEGWGRLKATAKTGNTAWKTSIWFDTKKNTYLLPLKAEIRKREHIEAGNMLNIIVKV, encoded by the coding sequence ATGGAAAGTAAAATTGAATTTGCGTTTTCGGCCGAAGTTTGGCAATACCTTGGCATTGGTGGATGGTTTTTTGTGTCTTTTCCGGAAAGTATTTCCGCAGAAATCAGGAACAACCTGAAATGGCAGGAAGAAGGATGGGGACGGTTAAAGGCAACGGCAAAAACCGGAAATACAGCATGGAAGACCTCCATTTGGTTCGACACCAAAAAGAATACGTACTTGCTTCCTTTAAAAGCGGAAATCAGAAAAAGAGAACATATTGAAGCCGGAAATATGCTGAACATCATTGTGAAGGTATAA
- a CDS encoding YifB family Mg chelatase-like AAA ATPase translates to MGLAKAHGGAVLGVDATIIEVEVNVGGGQISYFLVGLPDAAVKEGQFRIEAALKNNDYPMPRQKVVINMAPADIRKEGSAYDLTLAIGILSASGALLETKNIEDYIIMGELSLDGSLRPIKGVLPIAIEAMNQQFKGFILPKENAREAAIVKNLNVYGVANITEVVEFLRGQRELTPTVINTREEFYSNQTHSQLDFSDVKGQKNIKRALEIAASGGHNVILIGPPGAGKTMLAKRLPGILPPLTLREALETTKIHSVAGKLKSNASLINVRPFQSPHHSISDVALVGGGTIPQPGQISLAHNGVLFLDELPEFKRSVLEVMRQPMEERRVTVSRAKFTVEYPASFMLVASMNPCPCGYFNHPEKECVCAPGLVQKYLNKISGPLLDRIDLHVEVTPVPFDELSSMTTDESSELIRERVIAAREIQKKRFEGETDIFCNAQMSSRMVREVCAIGSPGQKLLKTAMERLNLSARAYDRILKVARTIADLAGSEDIKIEHLAEAIQFRSLDRENWAG, encoded by the coding sequence ATGGGTTTAGCCAAAGCGCATGGCGGTGCGGTACTTGGAGTTGATGCCACAATCATAGAGGTAGAGGTAAACGTTGGAGGGGGGCAAATCAGCTATTTTTTGGTAGGCTTACCGGACGCAGCCGTCAAAGAAGGGCAGTTTCGAATTGAAGCAGCCCTTAAAAACAACGATTACCCGATGCCCCGCCAAAAAGTGGTCATCAACATGGCACCGGCAGATATTCGCAAAGAAGGGTCTGCCTATGACCTGACTTTGGCCATTGGCATTTTGTCGGCAAGCGGGGCACTTTTAGAAACCAAAAACATAGAAGACTATATCATAATGGGCGAATTGTCGCTCGATGGTAGTCTGCGCCCTATCAAAGGGGTGTTGCCCATTGCCATCGAAGCGATGAACCAGCAATTTAAAGGCTTTATTTTGCCAAAAGAAAATGCACGCGAAGCAGCCATTGTAAAAAATCTGAACGTTTACGGAGTAGCCAATATTACAGAAGTGGTGGAGTTTTTAAGAGGGCAAAGAGAATTGACCCCTACGGTAATCAACACCCGGGAAGAGTTTTACAGCAACCAAACCCATTCGCAGTTGGATTTTTCGGATGTCAAGGGGCAAAAGAATATTAAACGCGCCCTCGAAATAGCAGCTTCGGGCGGTCATAATGTTATTTTAATCGGACCTCCGGGAGCCGGTAAAACCATGTTGGCAAAGCGCCTGCCCGGAATACTTCCTCCGCTTACCCTGCGCGAAGCACTCGAAACCACCAAAATACATTCAGTTGCCGGAAAACTGAAAAGCAATGCCTCCCTGATTAATGTTCGCCCTTTTCAGTCTCCCCACCACTCTATCAGCGATGTGGCGTTGGTTGGAGGAGGAACCATTCCTCAACCCGGACAGATTTCTTTAGCCCATAACGGCGTGTTGTTTTTAGATGAATTGCCCGAATTTAAAAGGTCTGTTTTAGAGGTAATGCGTCAACCCATGGAAGAGCGGAGGGTTACCGTTTCGCGGGCAAAATTTACCGTAGAATATCCGGCAAGTTTTATGTTGGTAGCTTCCATGAATCCCTGCCCCTGCGGATATTTTAACCATCCCGAAAAAGAATGTGTTTGTGCGCCCGGATTGGTTCAAAAATATCTCAATAAAATTTCAGGTCCTCTTTTGGACCGCATAGACCTGCATGTAGAAGTTACCCCGGTGCCTTTTGATGAGTTGAGCAGTATGACAACCGACGAATCCAGCGAGTTAATCAGGGAGCGGGTGATTGCTGCGCGGGAAATTCAGAAAAAAAGGTTTGAGGGCGAAACCGATATTTTTTGCAATGCGCAGATGAGCTCGCGCATGGTCAGAGAAGTTTGCGCAATTGGCAGTCCGGGTCAAAAACTGCTCAAAACAGCCATGGAACGGCTCAATCTTTCAGCCAGAGCTTATGACCGGATTTTAAAAGTAGCCAGAACCATTGCCGACCTCGCCGGCAGCGAAGATATAAAAATTGAGCATCTCGCCGAAGCCATTCAGTTCAGAAGCTTAGACCGCGAAAACTGGGCGGGATAA